From a single Crateriforma spongiae genomic region:
- the fba gene encoding class II fructose-bisphosphate aldolase (catalyzes the reversible aldol condensation of dihydroxyacetonephosphate and glyceraldehyde 3-phosphate in the Calvin cycle, glycolysis, and/or gluconeogenesis), producing the protein MALVPLRVVLDHAAENDYGVAAFNVNNMEQIQAIMEAAEETDSPVIIQASRGARAYSQDAYLRHLMLAATELYPHIPTVMHQDHGNSPETCQSAIENGFTSVMMDGSLEEDGKTPADYDYNVKVTAEVVKLAHAKGVSVEGELGCLGSLESGGGEQEDGHGAVGTLSRDQLLTDPEEAARFVEETNVDALAVAIGTSHGAYKFTKKPTGEVLAMKRIEEIHAKLPNTHLVMHGSSSVPQELQDIINKYGGEMKQTYGVPVEEIQRGIKSGVRKINVDTDCRMAITGAIRKVFSEDPSAFDPRAYLKPARAAMKEVCVARMTSFGQAGNGAKLRQAMGATA; encoded by the coding sequence ATGGCACTGGTGCCCCTTCGTGTTGTTTTGGACCACGCCGCAGAAAACGACTATGGCGTCGCCGCATTCAACGTCAACAATATGGAACAGATTCAGGCGATCATGGAGGCCGCCGAAGAAACCGATTCGCCGGTGATCATCCAGGCGTCACGCGGTGCCCGGGCGTACAGCCAAGACGCTTACCTGCGTCACCTGATGCTGGCCGCCACCGAGCTGTATCCGCACATCCCGACCGTCATGCACCAGGACCACGGCAACAGCCCGGAAACCTGCCAGTCGGCGATCGAAAACGGATTCACCAGCGTCATGATGGACGGATCGCTGGAAGAAGACGGAAAGACCCCGGCCGACTATGACTACAACGTCAAAGTCACCGCCGAAGTGGTCAAGCTGGCTCACGCCAAGGGCGTCAGCGTCGAAGGCGAATTGGGTTGCCTGGGATCGCTGGAAAGCGGCGGCGGCGAACAAGAAGACGGACACGGCGCCGTCGGCACTCTGTCCCGTGACCAATTGCTGACCGATCCCGAGGAAGCCGCCCGCTTCGTCGAAGAAACCAACGTCGACGCATTGGCCGTTGCCATCGGCACCAGCCACGGTGCGTACAAGTTCACCAAGAAACCCACCGGCGAAGTTTTGGCGATGAAGCGGATTGAAGAAATCCACGCCAAGTTGCCCAACACTCACCTGGTGATGCACGGCAGCAGCAGCGTTCCGCAAGAATTGCAGGACATCATCAACAAGTACGGCGGGGAAATGAAGCAAACCTACGGCGTGCCGGTCGAAGAAATCCAACGCGGTATCAAGAGCGGTGTTCGTAAGATCAATGTCGACACCGATTGCCGTATGGCCATCACCGGCGCGATCCGCAAAGTTTTCAGCGAAGATCCGTCGGCATTCGATCCGCGTGCCTACCTGAAGCCGGCCCGCGCCGCGATGAAGGAAGTCTGTGTCGCCCGTATGACCAGCTTTGGTCAAGCCGGAAACGGTGCCAAGCTGCGTCAAGCGATGGGCGCAACCGCCTGA
- a CDS encoding YjhG/YagF family D-xylonate dehydratase — translation MTDATPDFFASPADRESLLTHAPGPTGRLPLSDEMLRQWSSGDLFGLTQSVGMGFDPRRVLGDQYLILSTQGGVRNPDGTPLALGYHTGHWEVGLMVAAAAEQVTSADGVPFAAFVSDPCDGRSQGTRGMFDSLPYRNDAAMVMRRLIRSLPRRRGVIGIATCDKGLPAMMMALAGTKKLHNVLVPGGVTLPATEGEDAGKVQTIGARYARGEISLEQASLEGCRACGTPGGGCQFLGTAATAQVVAEALGMTIPHAALCPSGQPIWLQMCRDSADAAMAMKRDGLSLADSLTEDAIENAMLMHAAVGGSTNLLLHIPAIAAAAGLPRPTADDFRRVNAQVTRLVDCLPNGPVGHPTVRFFLAGGVPEVAWHLRELGLLKSQARTVSGLTWDEVLDRWHTSDRRKACRERLVEADGVSPDDVIMPPNRATARGLTSTVCFPEGNLCPEGSVIKATAIAPDVVQDGVYHKRGPARVFTSERDAIAAVKGNSADPSVQEIRPGDVMVLIGRGPLGCGMEETYQITSALKYLSFGKDVALITDARFSGVSTGACIGHVGPEALAGGPISKVRDGDTIEIKVDTRTLQGSVQLVQTHDGIPVEDALRRRTPHPELLVDPDVPDDTRLWAALQQVGGGTWGGCTYDVDAIVRTLQAGQQALRDQP, via the coding sequence ATGACGGACGCGACGCCCGATTTCTTTGCCAGCCCCGCCGACCGTGAATCACTTCTGACGCACGCCCCCGGCCCGACCGGTCGCCTGCCGTTGTCCGACGAAATGCTTCGGCAATGGAGCAGCGGGGACCTTTTCGGGCTGACCCAAAGCGTGGGCATGGGGTTTGATCCACGCCGTGTCTTGGGCGACCAATATTTGATCCTCAGCACCCAAGGCGGGGTTCGTAATCCGGACGGCACGCCCCTGGCACTGGGCTACCACACCGGTCACTGGGAAGTCGGGCTGATGGTCGCCGCGGCGGCGGAGCAAGTCACCTCGGCCGATGGTGTCCCGTTTGCCGCCTTTGTTAGCGACCCCTGCGACGGCCGATCCCAGGGCACCCGGGGAATGTTCGATTCGCTGCCCTATCGGAACGATGCCGCGATGGTGATGCGGCGGCTGATCCGATCGCTGCCTCGTCGGCGGGGCGTGATCGGCATTGCCACCTGCGACAAGGGGTTGCCCGCCATGATGATGGCGCTGGCGGGGACCAAAAAACTGCACAACGTTTTGGTCCCCGGCGGCGTCACGTTGCCGGCCACCGAAGGCGAAGACGCGGGAAAAGTTCAAACCATCGGTGCGAGGTACGCTCGCGGCGAAATCAGTCTGGAACAGGCGTCACTGGAAGGCTGTCGAGCCTGCGGTACACCAGGTGGCGGCTGTCAATTCCTGGGAACCGCCGCCACCGCGCAAGTGGTCGCCGAAGCTCTTGGCATGACCATCCCTCACGCGGCGTTGTGTCCGAGCGGCCAACCAATTTGGCTTCAGATGTGCCGCGATTCGGCGGATGCCGCGATGGCGATGAAACGCGATGGCCTATCGCTGGCAGACAGTCTGACCGAAGACGCGATCGAAAACGCCATGCTGATGCATGCGGCGGTCGGGGGCAGTACGAATCTATTGCTGCACATTCCGGCGATCGCCGCAGCGGCCGGTTTGCCTCGCCCGACCGCCGATGATTTCCGCCGCGTCAACGCCCAAGTCACCCGCTTGGTGGATTGTTTGCCCAACGGACCGGTGGGACATCCGACCGTTCGGTTCTTCTTGGCCGGCGGCGTGCCCGAAGTGGCGTGGCATCTGAGGGAACTGGGCCTGTTGAAATCCCAAGCTCGAACCGTTTCTGGACTGACCTGGGATGAGGTCCTGGACCGCTGGCATACCAGCGATCGACGCAAGGCGTGCCGCGAGCGTCTGGTCGAAGCCGACGGCGTGTCCCCCGACGATGTCATCATGCCGCCGAACCGCGCGACCGCCCGAGGACTGACCAGCACCGTTTGCTTTCCCGAAGGCAACCTGTGCCCGGAGGGCTCGGTCATCAAAGCCACGGCGATCGCCCCCGATGTGGTCCAAGACGGCGTTTATCACAAACGCGGTCCCGCACGCGTGTTCACGTCCGAACGCGATGCGATCGCAGCGGTCAAAGGCAACAGTGCCGATCCGTCGGTCCAGGAGATTCGCCCCGGAGACGTCATGGTGCTGATCGGCCGCGGACCGCTGGGCTGCGGAATGGAGGAGACCTATCAGATCACGTCGGCGCTAAAATATCTTTCTTTCGGAAAAGATGTCGCACTGATCACCGACGCAAGGTTCTCCGGGGTCAGCACGGGCGCGTGCATCGGCCACGTCGGGCCTGAGGCCTTGGCGGGTGGCCCGATCAGCAAGGTCCGAGACGGTGACACGATCGAAATCAAAGTCGACACCCGAACGCTTCAGGGCAGCGTCCAGTTGGTCCAGACCCACGACGGCATTCCGGTTGAGGACGCATTGCGGCGGCGTACACCCCATCCGGAGCTATTAGTGGACCCGGATGTGCCCGATGACACCCGGCTGTGGGCGGCGTTACAGCAGGTCGGCGGCGGCACTTGGGGCGGGTGCACGTATGATGTCGACGCGATCGTTCGCACGCTTCAAGCCGGTCAGCAGGCCTTACGCGATCAACCCTGA
- a CDS encoding class I adenylate-forming enzyme family protein, whose protein sequence is MVQDHFWTVFAGHVQRQPRRVALVYDPGPGSGLVSLNWSELNNMTGRVAAWLDQNFGIASGQRIVHTSTNSLSDLLIWMACLRTGRVDVPIDGHLSQAMAHDLIRRAAGQWVESSDVPIRHDGVDAPPAALYPSRPSSADDDAVVLWTSGTTARPQGVRLSNRALLINAQDKLEAVPHSIDDVRLTVLPFCHAYARTCDVGTWLISGCTLAISRGGEGLQRVAAAVHPTHVNLVPVLAKRWLNQAPDSNGQSRLRVLGCGGAGLDEATFHRWTERGVTVIHGYGLTETGPVIASATVSDARPGLVGPVTRHWQHRVIDGRLFVRGPAVMSGYIDDAPATALRIDPDGWLDTGDAVAVDPTSGQLKILGRCDDAIVLDCGHKIQPTDVERRLESIPPIRHAMVGQEDGVLVAWIVTDQPNDSLTLESLLEPLGDLPNYARPKQFFRVWPPPTQADGSLTMKGTIRRRELAQSLSQRSVTPIVG, encoded by the coding sequence ATGGTGCAAGACCATTTTTGGACGGTGTTTGCCGGCCATGTTCAACGACAGCCCCGACGCGTCGCCCTGGTCTATGATCCGGGGCCCGGTTCGGGGCTTGTTTCGTTGAATTGGTCTGAACTGAACAACATGACCGGCCGAGTGGCCGCTTGGTTGGATCAGAATTTCGGAATCGCCAGCGGACAACGCATCGTCCACACCAGCACTAATTCGCTGAGTGATTTGCTGATCTGGATGGCTTGCTTGCGGACCGGCCGCGTCGATGTTCCGATCGACGGACATCTTTCCCAGGCGATGGCCCACGATCTGATCCGGCGTGCCGCCGGGCAATGGGTCGAATCGAGCGATGTTCCGATCCGCCATGACGGCGTTGACGCACCGCCGGCAGCTCTCTATCCCTCCCGTCCGTCATCGGCAGATGACGACGCGGTCGTGCTTTGGACCAGCGGCACGACAGCACGGCCGCAGGGTGTCCGGCTGTCGAATCGCGCCTTGCTGATCAATGCACAGGACAAACTGGAAGCAGTTCCGCATAGTATCGATGATGTGCGATTGACGGTGCTGCCGTTCTGTCATGCATACGCACGAACCTGCGATGTCGGCACATGGCTGATCAGTGGCTGCACCCTGGCGATCAGCCGTGGCGGTGAAGGCTTGCAACGCGTGGCGGCGGCGGTGCATCCGACTCATGTGAACCTTGTTCCGGTCCTTGCCAAACGCTGGTTGAACCAAGCCCCTGATTCCAATGGGCAAAGCCGTTTGCGGGTGCTGGGGTGCGGCGGCGCGGGTCTGGACGAAGCGACATTTCATCGCTGGACCGAGCGTGGCGTGACGGTCATTCATGGATACGGATTGACGGAAACCGGACCGGTGATCGCCAGCGCAACGGTCTCCGATGCAAGGCCTGGTTTGGTCGGCCCCGTCACCCGGCACTGGCAGCATCGCGTGATTGACGGGCGACTGTTCGTCCGTGGTCCCGCCGTGATGTCCGGTTACATCGACGATGCCCCCGCGACGGCCCTGCGTATCGATCCCGATGGATGGCTGGACACCGGTGACGCTGTTGCAGTGGACCCGACGTCGGGGCAATTGAAAATCCTAGGCCGCTGCGATGATGCGATCGTTCTGGATTGCGGACACAAGATTCAACCCACTGATGTGGAACGTCGACTGGAATCGATCCCGCCGATCCGGCATGCCATGGTGGGTCAAGAAGACGGCGTCTTGGTGGCCTGGATTGTGACCGATCAGCCGAACGATTCGTTGACGCTTGAAAGCCTGTTGGAACCACTGGGCGATCTTCCAAATTACGCCCGTCCCAAGCAGTTTTTCCGTGTCTGGCCGCCACCGACACAGGCCGACGGATCGTTGACGATGAAGGGCACGATTCGACGTCGCGAACTTGCTCAAAGCCTGTCGCAGAGATCGGTGACGCCGATCGTTGGCTAG
- a CDS encoding RNA polymerase sigma factor, whose translation MLFCEDGSHVGSSLKVPMSSQPSDDLLVDRFRNGDERAADDLYERYAHRLIGLIASRMNERLRTRTEPEDVLQSVLRSVFMGVRSGQYNAPEGATLWNLMSVIAVRKVRNHYRAMLTQRRGAKVFSLDDPESWDEAIDDESLQLFETSFRELIEPLRADEQQIVTLRLQMHTVEEIAQIIGRSRRSVERILQNCRSRLTQQLSQADRNETTE comes from the coding sequence ATGCTATTCTGCGAAGACGGTTCGCATGTCGGCAGTTCGCTTAAGGTTCCTATGTCATCCCAGCCCAGTGACGATTTACTGGTCGATCGTTTCCGGAACGGAGACGAGCGGGCGGCTGATGATTTATACGAGCGGTACGCTCACCGGCTGATCGGGTTGATCGCCAGTCGGATGAATGAGCGTTTGAGGACGCGGACCGAGCCGGAAGATGTTCTGCAGTCGGTGCTCCGCAGCGTCTTCATGGGCGTCCGTTCGGGACAATACAATGCACCGGAGGGTGCGACGCTGTGGAATTTGATGTCGGTAATCGCGGTTCGTAAGGTCCGCAACCATTACCGCGCCATGCTGACGCAACGCCGCGGGGCCAAGGTTTTCTCGTTGGACGATCCCGAGAGCTGGGACGAAGCCATCGACGATGAATCCTTGCAGTTGTTCGAAACCAGCTTTCGCGAATTGATCGAACCTCTCCGTGCCGACGAACAACAAATTGTGACGCTGCGTTTGCAGATGCACACAGTGGAGGAGATTGCACAGATCATCGGACGAAGCCGACGTTCCGTTGAACGGATCTTGCAAAATTGTCGCTCGCGTCTGACTCAGCAGCTAAGCCAAGCGGATCGAAACGAAACAACGGAATGA
- a CDS encoding matrixin family metalloprotease, translated as MPAPNRRRQIQSQLLESRRMLAAFGTPWPDPSSLSISFAHDGSDIHGQDNEIHSQLDALADRQEWQELALRAFQTWSYVADINVALTNDAGADFGTPGLQQNDPRFGEFRIGSIPQSGALANTLPFQVMAGTLSGDLLLNSATNFAYHDWAGGAAPDPTPPESPQQFDLFSVFLHEAGNALGIEDNDLTSSVMFQNYTVPKGILTAQDIADIQALYGQRSDDYESADNGSFLTASLIANPAGFDPAGQTIRVRGSLKDAADVDVYRYVPLSLSGDVTVTLQAREISLLQGKIELLNLTGGILASAEADSVFDNDVSLTLGGLSAQQLAYIRVTGADGDVYSAGDYDLVIDYRSDTVQASDLVTPAYDSLAEHLWQNFDLIDDEVGATDVIADALPLPVMPGGIQSHRQEVLSSVGGTNNSGSTDVDVWKVAVPANVSGAMRVHLSPIGGDAAADLKIQILDASGATVGASGRLAADGTWTLDVDQPTPGAEYFLRISVDPSSAVDVGNYVASAEFTPAFTDAHQMFSRTIQPGEDEFVRWNLRESKMYRFDLSATAASDDAGVRLTVYDAFTKEVVLVVGATAGGSRSVHAMLDSGDYILRFAAVSRGDAPVQAVDASLFVHGLSDDQDPGNGSDPDEGDSDYDPYYYYDDYDYDYDYYYYYYDPFGYDDYYSSYSSN; from the coding sequence TTGCCCGCCCCTAATCGACGACGCCAGATTCAATCACAGTTGTTGGAATCGCGTCGAATGCTTGCCGCGTTCGGAACGCCGTGGCCTGATCCATCCAGCCTGTCCATCAGTTTTGCCCACGACGGTTCGGATATTCACGGGCAAGATAACGAAATCCATTCGCAACTTGACGCTTTGGCCGACCGCCAAGAGTGGCAAGAGTTGGCGCTGCGTGCTTTTCAAACCTGGTCATACGTCGCCGACATTAACGTCGCACTGACGAATGACGCGGGCGCCGACTTCGGAACGCCGGGATTGCAGCAAAATGATCCGCGGTTCGGTGAATTTCGAATCGGATCGATTCCACAGTCCGGCGCTCTAGCCAACACGTTGCCTTTCCAAGTGATGGCGGGAACGCTGTCGGGTGACTTGTTGCTAAACTCCGCCACGAATTTCGCCTATCACGATTGGGCCGGTGGCGCCGCGCCCGATCCCACGCCGCCGGAATCGCCACAACAGTTCGATCTGTTCAGCGTTTTCTTGCACGAAGCGGGCAATGCCCTGGGCATCGAAGACAATGACTTGACGTCGTCGGTCATGTTCCAAAACTACACCGTCCCCAAAGGGATTCTGACGGCCCAAGACATCGCCGATATCCAAGCATTATATGGCCAGCGGTCCGACGACTATGAATCCGCTGACAACGGATCGTTTTTGACGGCAAGCCTGATCGCGAATCCCGCCGGTTTTGATCCAGCAGGTCAGACCATCCGAGTGCGCGGAAGTCTAAAAGACGCGGCGGACGTCGACGTGTATCGGTACGTCCCTTTGTCGTTGTCTGGCGACGTGACGGTGACCCTGCAGGCTCGCGAAATCAGCTTGCTTCAAGGCAAGATTGAACTGCTGAACTTGACCGGAGGCATTTTGGCTTCGGCCGAAGCCGATTCTGTTTTTGACAATGATGTGTCATTGACCCTCGGCGGACTGTCCGCACAACAGCTGGCCTACATTCGTGTGACGGGAGCCGACGGCGATGTCTACAGTGCCGGTGATTATGACTTGGTCATCGATTACCGATCCGATACGGTTCAAGCATCGGACTTGGTGACACCCGCCTACGACAGTTTGGCCGAGCACCTGTGGCAAAACTTTGACTTGATCGATGACGAAGTCGGTGCGACCGATGTGATCGCCGACGCTCTGCCCTTGCCCGTGATGCCTGGCGGGATCCAAAGTCATCGCCAGGAAGTCCTTTCGTCGGTCGGCGGTACCAATAACAGTGGATCCACCGACGTCGATGTCTGGAAAGTGGCCGTACCGGCCAATGTTAGCGGCGCGATGCGGGTTCACCTGTCGCCGATCGGTGGTGATGCTGCGGCAGACTTGAAGATTCAAATTCTGGATGCCAGTGGCGCCACCGTCGGTGCGTCCGGACGCTTAGCAGCGGATGGTACTTGGACATTAGACGTCGACCAGCCCACACCGGGGGCCGAGTACTTTCTGCGGATTTCGGTGGATCCCAGTTCTGCCGTGGATGTCGGCAACTATGTCGCGTCGGCCGAATTCACACCGGCGTTTACCGACGCACACCAGATGTTCTCGCGGACGATCCAACCGGGCGAAGATGAATTCGTCCGCTGGAATTTGCGTGAATCGAAGATGTATCGTTTCGACTTGTCGGCAACGGCAGCATCCGACGATGCCGGTGTTCGACTGACCGTGTACGACGCATTCACCAAAGAAGTCGTTTTGGTTGTCGGGGCAACCGCGGGCGGTTCACGTTCCGTTCACGCGATGTTGGATTCTGGTGACTATATCCTGCGGTTTGCGGCGGTATCGCGCGGTGATGCTCCGGTGCAAGCGGTGGATGCGTCATTGTTCGTTCACGGCTTGTCCGATGATCAAGATCCCGGAAACGGATCCGATCCGGACGAAGGCGATTCAGACTACGATCCCTACTACTATTACGACGACTACGACTACGATTACGACTATTACTACTACTATTACGATCCGTTCGGGTACGACGACTACTACTCGTCCTATTCATCCAATTGA
- a CDS encoding serine/threonine-protein kinase yields the protein MMIEAKDTDRLEDAVAAFETDWTNDSIDRIADVLKRHSLGDDLAAATELIRVDIERRYGAGNPLDLADYRSAFPRLWRHQEFVSQIHFEDRRSRSVAGMPDDPTRYQEQTDRRIDDDDPSSRQSPGDAAASTTGPSEGLRLNLRRIGYEIEARLGRGAFSEVYLATEKHLAGRFVVLKIVRDERNESQRLATLQHTNIVPIFSVHRFDDCTVLCMPYAGSLTLQKFLSQSDMPEDRNGQSLIATLCNRSDETVQRFDAVGTPSTATITPQQYVNDSFLTPLDWAADPMVADKPIADQSPLIRLQPMGRADLTLWLFSKIVEALVHSHARGILHSDLKPANVLIRNDGEPALLDFNLSQSFQNHGSAIAGGTLPYMSPETYRRMMGCDLAADPRADLWSVGVMMYEFLCGRLPFKPPESAAAIDLEVGVQHRRGPVVWDSSTKVPLGLRCIIEKCLAFDPADRYSDSEQLLTDLRSQATDRPLQFASEPLRGRCHKWFRRHPKAVSGGSVATLAALTALMLVPLAVRWRNQSLALEAKSQLVQFQDLSDRLLARQIVDPQRTDPNYFNDLVRPLTDRGLLVPGEPTRWIQAATTRESQLQRGQVLFRHLGHAAINAVERLDDVHGTDNATEADVAQLQTLVHAFRETIRATGGDPDESRAYRFLLQDLQRFTERDDVDTNEDSVPPEKLAYVSDDEAYLEAVRDLKDRHYREAIELLTMLADKQAIASSLRWTMLARAQRGQREFKDALLSFTQSIERSPDSPRLWYLRGRCQQSLKRFAKAESDYHRALQLDPAFVSARWSHAQCLMALGQPEEALQTLNTGLQHRPENLSLTILRSQVQRQLGNTDASKADYAKAIEGTPESFAEYLNRAKYRQGDDLEGKLADLLEAKKLRATSPEVHYQLAAVHTKLGDLDAAIASLDEVRRLNPSDERAMVDTGVLLARSQETESALQMMDAALQRPNSGRTLYQAACICSLVGDNTRYQRGVSLLASAIHSGYGVDLLRTDTDLDALRRFPGFAAVGRTAELVRRTRYSNRNQGQDEQDVWDITD from the coding sequence ATGATGATCGAAGCGAAAGATACCGACAGGCTCGAGGATGCCGTCGCAGCTTTCGAAACGGATTGGACGAACGATTCGATTGATCGAATCGCCGACGTGCTGAAACGTCACTCCCTTGGCGATGATTTGGCCGCCGCGACCGAATTGATCCGCGTCGACATCGAACGTCGATACGGCGCGGGAAACCCATTGGATTTGGCCGACTACCGGTCTGCGTTTCCCCGGCTTTGGCGACACCAGGAATTCGTGTCGCAGATTCATTTCGAAGATCGGCGGTCACGCAGCGTTGCCGGGATGCCGGACGATCCGACAAGGTATCAGGAGCAAACCGACCGTCGCATTGATGATGACGACCCGTCAAGCCGGCAAAGTCCAGGCGATGCTGCGGCATCGACGACGGGACCTTCGGAAGGTCTTCGCCTGAACCTGCGTCGGATCGGATACGAGATCGAAGCACGTTTGGGGCGCGGGGCGTTTAGCGAAGTCTACCTGGCGACGGAAAAGCACCTCGCCGGTCGTTTCGTGGTCTTGAAGATCGTTCGTGACGAGCGGAACGAATCTCAGCGATTGGCAACGCTGCAACACACGAACATCGTGCCCATCTTTTCGGTCCACCGTTTTGATGATTGCACCGTGTTGTGCATGCCCTATGCGGGAAGCTTGACGCTGCAAAAGTTTCTGTCCCAGTCGGACATGCCGGAGGATCGAAATGGCCAGTCGTTGATCGCGACACTGTGCAATCGCAGTGACGAAACGGTTCAGCGGTTCGATGCGGTTGGGACACCTTCGACCGCGACGATCACGCCACAGCAATATGTGAACGATTCTTTCCTGACGCCGCTGGATTGGGCCGCCGATCCAATGGTGGCCGACAAGCCGATCGCCGACCAGTCACCGCTGATTCGGCTGCAGCCAATGGGGCGAGCTGACTTAACGTTGTGGCTGTTTTCCAAGATTGTCGAAGCACTCGTTCACTCGCATGCCCGCGGGATTTTGCACAGCGATCTGAAGCCCGCCAATGTGTTGATCCGAAACGATGGTGAACCGGCGTTGCTGGACTTCAACCTTTCCCAATCGTTTCAAAATCATGGTTCCGCGATCGCCGGTGGTACCCTGCCCTACATGTCACCGGAAACCTATCGGCGGATGATGGGTTGCGATCTGGCCGCGGATCCTCGTGCCGATTTGTGGTCGGTCGGCGTGATGATGTACGAGTTTCTTTGCGGGCGTTTGCCGTTCAAGCCGCCGGAGTCGGCCGCCGCGATCGATTTGGAAGTCGGCGTGCAGCATCGCCGCGGTCCGGTGGTCTGGGATTCGTCGACAAAGGTCCCGCTGGGGCTGCGGTGCATTATCGAAAAATGCTTGGCCTTTGATCCGGCCGATCGTTATAGCGACAGCGAACAGTTGCTGACCGACCTGCGATCCCAAGCCACGGATCGCCCGTTGCAATTCGCAAGTGAACCCTTGCGCGGACGCTGTCACAAATGGTTTCGCCGGCATCCCAAGGCTGTATCGGGCGGCTCGGTTGCGACGTTGGCCGCGCTGACGGCGTTGATGTTGGTGCCTTTGGCTGTTCGATGGCGGAACCAATCGCTGGCACTCGAAGCAAAGTCGCAATTGGTTCAGTTTCAAGATTTGTCTGACCGCTTACTGGCCAGACAAATCGTCGATCCACAACGAACCGATCCGAACTACTTCAACGACCTGGTGCGTCCACTGACTGACCGTGGATTGTTGGTACCCGGTGAACCCACGCGGTGGATTCAAGCGGCGACCACCCGGGAAAGTCAGCTTCAACGAGGTCAGGTGCTGTTCCGGCATCTTGGGCATGCGGCGATCAATGCGGTGGAACGGCTGGACGATGTTCATGGCACCGACAACGCCACCGAAGCCGATGTTGCCCAATTGCAAACTCTGGTCCATGCGTTTCGGGAAACCATTCGGGCGACCGGCGGTGATCCGGATGAATCACGTGCGTACCGCTTCTTGCTGCAAGACCTGCAGCGTTTCACGGAACGTGATGACGTCGACACCAATGAAGATTCCGTCCCGCCGGAAAAGTTGGCGTACGTCAGCGACGACGAAGCGTACTTGGAGGCAGTGCGAGATTTAAAGGACCGGCACTACCGCGAGGCAATTGAATTGCTAACGATGCTTGCGGACAAACAGGCCATCGCATCGTCGTTGCGCTGGACCATGCTTGCGCGAGCCCAGCGAGGCCAACGCGAATTCAAAGACGCACTGCTGTCGTTCACGCAATCCATCGAACGGTCACCCGATTCACCACGTTTGTGGTACTTGCGTGGGCGATGCCAACAAAGCCTGAAAAGGTTCGCCAAAGCCGAATCGGACTACCACCGTGCGTTGCAGTTGGATCCGGCGTTTGTTTCGGCACGCTGGTCACACGCGCAGTGTCTGATGGCTTTGGGTCAGCCCGAAGAAGCCTTGCAGACGCTCAATACAGGGCTTCAGCATCGTCCCGAAAACTTGTCGTTGACGATCTTGCGAAGCCAAGTTCAACGTCAACTTGGGAACACCGACGCTTCCAAAGCCGACTATGCCAAGGCGATCGAGGGGACGCCGGAGAGTTTTGCCGAGTACCTGAATCGAGCCAAATATCGCCAAGGCGATGATTTGGAAGGCAAGTTGGCGGATTTGCTGGAGGCCAAGAAGTTGCGCGCGACTTCACCGGAGGTGCATTATCAGTTGGCAGCGGTCCATACAAAACTGGGTGACTTGGATGCCGCCATCGCATCACTGGACGAAGTCCGCCGGCTGAACCCCAGCGATGAACGTGCGATGGTCGATACCGGCGTATTGTTGGCACGCTCGCAAGAAACCGAGTCGGCGCTGCAAATGATGGATGCCGCACTTCAGCGGCCCAACAGCGGGCGAACGCTGTACCAGGCCGCGTGTATCTGTTCCCTGGTCGGTGACAACACACGCTATCAGCGAGGCGTGTCGCTATTGGCCAGTGCAATTCATTCCGGCTATGGCGTGGACCTGCTTCGCACAGATACCGACTTGGACGCCCTGCGACGTTTTCCCGGCTTTGCGGCCGTGGGGCGGACGGCCGAATTGGTACGTCGGACTCGATACAGCAATCGGAATCAGGGGCAAGACGAACAGGACGTTTGGGATATCACCGACTAG